From Oncorhynchus kisutch isolate 150728-3 unplaced genomic scaffold, Okis_V2 scaffold1987, whole genome shotgun sequence, one genomic window encodes:
- the LOC109884872 gene encoding somatostatin receptor type 5, with protein sequence MEPLDRTGWTLLSGDPNTSTPNLESHYSYPDSGPATPSFPSPSLFPSSSSNVSSQSVPFQGSSTLMTAVISLSVFVVGLIGNTLAIYVVLRYAKMKTVTNIYILNLAVADELYILGLPFLTTQNVLSYWPFGSFLCRVLMTADSMSQFTSIFCLTVMSIDRYLAVVHPIRSTKWRRPRVAKVVSAAVWALSLVVVLPVVVFSGVQDTFNSCNISWPEPQDVWSTVFILYTATLGFFGPLLVICLCYLLIVVKVKSSGVRAGFTKRRRSERKVTRMVVIIVVVFVLCWLPFFIINIINLIIIIPESSVTAGVYFFSVILSYVNSCANPLLYGFLSDNFRQSFRKVLCVRKANGVEDGDPSAPRMEKLERRQETTPFLSPRNHDGHNGHTPQNSQ encoded by the exons atgGAGCCTCTGGACAGGACAGGCTGGACACTGCTCTCTGGTGACCCCAACACCTCCACTCCCAACCTGGAGTCTCACTACTCTTACCCTGATTCTGGTCCTGCAACCCCATCCTTCCCCTCCCCATCCTTGTTCCCCAGTTCCTCCTCCAACGTGTCCAGTCAGAGCGTCCCGTTCCAGGGCAGCAGTACCCTGATGACTGCGGTCATCTCCCTGAGTGTGTTCGTGGTCGGCCTGATCGGTAACACCCTGGCCATCTACGTGGTGCTACGCTACGCCAAGATGAAGACCGTCACAAAcatctatattctgaacctggcAGTCGCAGACGAACTCTACATCCTGGGACTTCCCTTCCTCACCacccag aACGTTCTCTCCTACTGGCCGTTCGGCTCCTTCCTGTGTCGCGTGCTGATGACCGCTGACTCCATGAGCCAGTTCACCTCCATCTTCTGCCTGACCGTGATGTCTATCGACCGCTACCTGGCCGTGGTCCACCCCATACGGTCTACAAAATGGCGGCGACCGCGAGTGGCGAAGGTGGTGAGCGCCGCGGTGTGGGCGTTGTCATTGGTGGTTGTCCTGCCCGTGGTCGTGTTCTCCGGCGTTCAGGACACGTTCAACTCGTGTAACATTAGCTGGCCGGAGCCGCAGGATGTGTGGTCGACCGTGTTTATCCTGTACACAGCTACGCTGGGGTTCTTCGGACCGCtcctggtcatctgtctctgctACCTGCTCATCGTGGTtaag GTGAAGTCTTCAGGTGTGCGGGCGGGCTTCACCAAGCGTCGGCGGTCAGAGCGCAAGGTGACCCGTATGGTGGTGATCATCGTGGTGGTCTTCGTCCTCTGCTGGCTCCCCTTcttcatcatcaacatcatcaacctcatcatcatcatcccagaGTCCTCCGTGACCGCCGGCGTCTACTTCTTCTCTG TCATACTGTCCTATGTTAACTCCTGTGCCAACCCTCTGCTCTATGGCTTCCTGTCAGACAACTTCAGACAGAGCTTCAGAAAG GTTCTGTGCGTGCGGAAGGCCAACGGCGTGGAGGATGGTGACCCCAGCGCCCCGAGGATGGAAAAACTAGAGAGACGACAAGAGACGACTCCTTTCCTGTCGCCTAGGAACCACGATGGACACAACGGACACACACCACAGAATAGCCAG